A stretch of DNA from Thermanaerothrix sp.:
AGCACCGGAAGAACATAGGAACCGCCCTTCACGCCACGGTTTCGGCCAAAAGGGCCATCGCAACCCTGCTGGACCGTTTGAGGGGCTGGCGGGCCTTGGACTGGGCTCCCCAAGATGAAGCCATCCCGCAAAGCCGAAGGGCCGACGACGGACAGGTCCACCCCTGGCAGGTCATGAGGGCCCTCATGGACATCACCAAGGGGGAGGCGGTTTTCACCACCGAGGTGGGGCAGAACCAGATGTGGGCGGCGCTGCACCTCAAGGTGAGCCGTCCTGGATCCTTCATCACCTCCGGGGGTCTTGGGACCATGGGGTTTGGGCTGCCCGCCGCCATGGGGGCCGCGGTGGCGGAAAAGTCCCGCCCGGTGGTCTGCATAGCCGGTGACGGGAGCCTCATGATGAACATACAGGAACTGGACACCCTGGCCCGTTACAACCTGCCGGTTAAGGTGGTGCTCCTCAACAACCGGTGCCTTGGGATGGTCCGCCAATGGCAGCAGCTCTTCTTCGAGGGGAGATACTCCAACACCCTTTACGACCGATCCCCGGACTTTCCGGGGATGGCGGAGGCCATGGGGGTGAGGGGCCTCAGGGTTGAGAGGGCGGAACAGTTGATAGGCGCCTTAGAGGCGGCGTTCCAGCATCCCGGCCCCGCCCTGGTGGACATATGGATACCCCGGGAGGACCTGGTGATGCCCATGGTGCCCCCCGGAGGGGCTCTTGAGGAGATGATGACGGAATATGAAGGACCATAAGGAAAAGGAATTCAAGAACCTCCGAAGCTCCATGGCCAAGGAAGGGCCCATGAGGGCCCCCCACAGGGCCCTCTTAGGGGCCTCGGGCTACGCCCCATGGGAGGTGGAGCGCCCCTGGATAGGGGTGGTTAACTCCTACAACTCCATAGTGCCGGGCCACAGGCACCTAAGGGAGATAGCCGAAGCGGTTAAGGGGGCCGTATACGCCGCCGGCGGGCTGCCCCTTGAGTTCCCGGTCATAGCGGTATGCGACGGCATAGCCATGGGACACCGGGGCATGAAGTTCTCCCTGCCAAGCCGGGAGGTCATAGCGGACTCCATTGAGATCATGGCGGAGGCCCACCGGCTGGACGGCCTTGTCATGATAGGAAGCTGCGACAAGGTCGTACCAGCCATGGCCATGGCGGCATCAAGGCTCAACATCCCGTCCATCATGATAAGCGGCGGCCCCATGACGGCTGGAGAGTTCAAGGGACGTAAGGTGGACCTGTCCCAGGCCTTCGAGGGGGTGGGAAGCTTCTCCAGGGGCTCCATGAGCCGTGAGGACCTCTCTGAGCTGGAGGGCAGCTGCTGCCCGGGGGTAGGTTCATGCGCTGGGATGTTCACCGCCAACACCATGAACTGCCTCATGGAGGTCCTGGGCCTAGCCCTTCCGGGCAACGGCACCGTACCGGCGGTGCACTCAAGGCGCATTACGTTGGCCAAGGAGTCCGCCCTCTGTCTTATGGATATGGTGAGGCGCTCCGTGAGGCCCCTGGACCTTTTAACCCAGGAGGCCTTCGAGGACGCCATTGCGGTGGACGTGGCCCTTGGGGGATCCACAAACTCGGCCCTCCACCTCTTGGCCATAGCGGCGGAGGCGGGCATAAGGGTCAGCCTGGACCACCTGGACAGGATATCCCGTTCAACCCCCAACCTTTGCCGGCTGAGCCCCGCCGGATCCCACCACATAGAGGACCTCCACAGGGCGGGGGGGATAACCGCGGTCATGGGGGAGCTCATCAAAGGAGGCCTGCTGCATCCTAAAAGGCTCACCCCCATGGGGAAGACTCTCGGGGAGGTCTGCGCCGGCAGTGGGTCGGATCGGGAGGTGATCCGGCCCTTTGATGCCCCATACTCCCCCGAAGGGGGCATCCGGGTGCTCAAGGGGTCCCTGGCCCCCATGGGGGCGGTGGTGAAGAGCTCCGCGGTGGACCCCGCCATGCTGAAACACCGGGGCCCCGCCCGGGTGTTCGACCGGGAGGAGGCCGCCATGGAGGCGGTTATGAACCGGAGCATACAGGAAGGGGACGTGGTGGTGATCCGCTGGGAGGGCCCAAAGGGTGGCCCCGGGATGCGGGAGATGCTGCAGGTAACCGCCGCCCTGGCGGGACAGGGGCTGGACAGGTCCGTGGCCCTCATAACCGACGGGCGCTTCTCCGGCGCCACGCGGGGGGCATCGGTGGGGCACGTGTCCCCGGAGGCGGCGGAAGGGGGCCCCATAGGGCTCATCCGGGACGGGGACGTAATAGAGATAGACATACCAGCCGGAAGGCTGGAGGTTCTGGCGGACCCGGCGGAACTCAAGGCAAGGGAGCTCAAAAGGCCCAAGGAGGATGACAGGGCCTTAGGGGCCTTGAAAAGGTTCGCCGCCCTCGCCTCATCGGGAGCCCAGGGGGCGGCCATGAAAGACCTATGGGAGGACCTTTAAACCTCAAAGTCAAAAACCAGGCACAGGGGGGGGACGCACGAATGTTGGTTTACTTAAACGGGAAGCTGGTGCCCAAAGAGGAGGCCAAGGTGTCGGTGTTCGACCACGGGTACCTGTACGGCGACGGGATATTCGAGGGCATAAGGGCCTACGGCGGCAGGATATTCCGCCTTAAGGAGCACCTTAGGCGGCTTTACGACTCCGCCAGGGCCATATGCCTTGAGATCCCCCTGTCGATGGACCAGATGGCGGAGGTGTGCGTGGACACCTGCAGGGCCAACCAGATAAGGGACGGGTACATAAGGCTCGTGGTGTCAAGGGGCGAAGGGGACCTGGGGCTGAACCCCCAAAAGGCCAAGGCCCCCACGGTGGTGTGCATCGCGGACCGCATACAGATGTACCCCCCGGAGCTCACCGAGCGGGGGCTCAACGTGATCACCGCCGCCACCAGGAGGTCCTACGGGGAGGTCCTGTCCCCCCACATAAAGAGCTGCAACTACCTGCCCAACATAATGGCGGTGATAGAGGCGCTGAACGCGGGGGCCCAGGAGGCGGTTTGCATGAGCCGGGAGGGCTACGTGGCGGAGTGCACCGGGGACAACGTCTTCATCGTCCGTGACGGGGTGCTTAAGACCCCTCACCCCTCCTGCGGCATCCTAAAGGGCATCACCCGGGACGTGGTGCTGGAGCTGGCAAGGGGAATGAACATCCCAACCGAAGAGGCGCTGCTCACCCGGTTCGACCTATATACCGCCGATGAGGTGTTCCTCACCGGCACCGCCGCGGAGGTGGTGCCGGTGACCAGGATAGACGGACGCGCCATAGGCGGCGGCAAACCCGGAAAGATGACGCTGCGCCTAAAGCAGGCCTTTTCCGACCTCGTATCCCGGGAAGGGCATCCCATTTACGACTGAACCGGGGGGCCTCAAGGCCCCCCTTCCACGATCTCCTTAAGGCCCCCAAGGGCCAGCAGGTATCCTTTGACCCCAAACCCCATGACCAACCCCCTCACCACCGGCGTCAAGAGGCTGCGATGCCGGAAGGGCTCCCGGGATGCCACGTTGGTAATGTGAACCTCCACCACCGGCACGGAACAGGCGCTCACCGCGTCCCTCAATGCCACGCTGGTGTGCCCGTACCCCGCGGCGTTCATCACCACCCCTTGGAACTCATGGCTTCCCCGGTGGACCATCTCTATGAGGTCCCCCTCGTGGTTGCTCTGAAGGCACTCCACGAACACCCCGTTCTCCTCTCCCCACCGGAGGCACAACGCCTCCAGGTCCTTGAGGGTAGCGGAGCCGTAAAGCCCCACCTCCCGGCGGCCTAAAAGGTCCATGTTGGGGCCGTTTATCACCATGAACCTAAGCACCCTTCACCACCTCCCAGTAGGCCTTCTTGAGGTCCTCCAATGCCACCGGCTTCACCGTAACTCCATCAGGACCCGGAAGGGGCATCATAAGAAAGCCGTTCCGCCACTTCTTGTCCCCCATCACGAAGCCCTCCAAATCACCCCAAGACGCCTCCGGCGACGCCGGAAGGCCCATCAAGTCCAGCAGCTCCCCAAGGCGGTCCATCAGGGAGGGCTCCGCCTCGCCTAAGAGGACCGAAAGGGCCGCGTCCACCATCAGGGAGGAGGCCACCGCGTCCCCGTGCCCCATCCGAAAGCCGCTCAACGCCTCCAGGGCATGGCCTATGGTGTGCCCCAAGTTCAGCGCTTCCCTCAAACCGTGCCTCTCAAAGGGGTCCTTCTCCACCACCCTCAGCTTGATCTTCAAGCACCTAAAGACGCACTCCGCCAGGGCCTCCCTGTCCCGGGCCAAAAGGGCGCCGGCGCTCTTATTAAGCCACTTAAAAAGGCGGCGGTCCAACAGGGCGTACTTGGCCACCTCCCCAAGCCCCTGGCGGTAATCACGCTCACTTAAGGACATCAAACACCCCACGTCGCACAGGGTAAGCGACGGGAACGCAAAGCTGCCAACCAGGTTCTTGCCCTGGGGCATGTTGACCCCGCACTTGCCCCCCACCGAGCTGTCCACCTGGGCCAGCAGGGTGGTGGGGAACTGAACCAGCTCCACCCCCCTAAGGTAGGTGGAGGCGGCGAAGGCCACCGCGTCCCCCACGGTACCGCCCCCCACCGCCGCCACCCGGGAGCTGCGGCGAACCTCCCCCTTCCAGAAGGCCCCGTAAAGCTCCTCCACCCGCTTGAGGTCCTTGGCGGCCTCCCCCCGGGGGAGGAGATGAAAGCCCTTGAGTCCCCCAGGCTCCAGGAAAAGAGGACCCGTCATAAGATCCCCCACGGCGAACACATCCCCACCGAACCCATCTTCTCCCCCAAGGACCCCGGCGACGCCCCTTGATAAAAGCTCCCCGTCGGTGATCCTCACCGTAAGCTTAAGGGTTTTAGAACCGATCTCCCTGTCAGATGCGGGGCGGCAGATCCCAAGGTTTAAACTGGAGGCGATGAGCCTTGCGGCCTCCCGGGCCCCGGTACGGCTCGTCCCCACCTGAAGCTCCGCCGCCTCATAGCCTTCACGCCTCCTGGCAAAGAGATCCTCCAAAGAAGAGCTCTCCATGGGAGGCCTCTTGTCAGCCCCTATCCTTCTAGCCGCCACCTCCAAGGGAACCTTAAGGGCCACCAGCCTGCCGGAGGAGCGCACCGCCTCCAGGTTGCGGCGGTCCATTAGGGTTCCCCCTCCCAACGCCACCACGCACCTTCCAAGCTCCAGGACCTCCAAGAGCGCCTCCCTCTCCAGGGCCCTGAAGGCCTCTTCCCCACGGCTGCGAAATATCTCCTCCACCGACGAACCGGCCCGCATCTTAACCATGCAGTCCAAGTCCAAGAACGGCACCCCCATGAGAAGCGCCAGCTCCCTTCCCACGGTGGTCTTGCCGGACCCCATGAAACCGGTGAGGAACACGGGACACACGTCATTGGAACCTCTCATTTAAATACCTCCGCACCCTTTCCCGGTAAAGGCGCACCCGCTCCAAAAGGTCCTCCAAGGCACCGCCCCCAAACTGCTCTACCATCGCGGCGGCTGTGACAAAGGCCGTCATGGCCTCCCCCACCACACACCCGGCGGGCACCGCGCAGGTGTCGCACCGCTCTCGGTGCGCCATGGCGGGCTCCTTGGCCAACAGGTCCAATGACCTCAATGGGGTCCTCATGGTGGGGATGGGCTTCATCACCGCCTTGAGCAGCACGTCCTCACCGTTGCTCATGCCCCCCTCTATGCCTCCCGCCCTGTTGGTGGGCCTCACCACCCCTTCGGGGCCGAGCAGTATCTCGTCCTGGGCCATGGGGCCCCTTCGGTCCCCCAGCTCCGCTCCATCCCCCACCTCCACCGCCTTCACCGACGGGAT
This window harbors:
- the ilvE gene encoding branched-chain-amino-acid transaminase; the encoded protein is MLVYLNGKLVPKEEAKVSVFDHGYLYGDGIFEGIRAYGGRIFRLKEHLRRLYDSARAICLEIPLSMDQMAEVCVDTCRANQIRDGYIRLVVSRGEGDLGLNPQKAKAPTVVCIADRIQMYPPELTERGLNVITAATRRSYGEVLSPHIKSCNYLPNIMAVIEALNAGAQEAVCMSREGYVAECTGDNVFIVRDGVLKTPHPSCGILKGITRDVVLELARGMNIPTEEALLTRFDLYTADEVFLTGTAAEVVPVTRIDGRAIGGGKPGKMTLRLKQAFSDLVSREGHPIYD
- the aroQ gene encoding type II 3-dehydroquinate dehydratase, which produces MLRFMVINGPNMDLLGRREVGLYGSATLKDLEALCLRWGEENGVFVECLQSNHEGDLIEMVHRGSHEFQGVVMNAAGYGHTSVALRDAVSACSVPVVEVHITNVASREPFRHRSLLTPVVRGLVMGFGVKGYLLALGGLKEIVEGGP
- the ilvD gene encoding dihydroxy-acid dehydratase, encoding MKDHKEKEFKNLRSSMAKEGPMRAPHRALLGASGYAPWEVERPWIGVVNSYNSIVPGHRHLREIAEAVKGAVYAAGGLPLEFPVIAVCDGIAMGHRGMKFSLPSREVIADSIEIMAEAHRLDGLVMIGSCDKVVPAMAMAASRLNIPSIMISGGPMTAGEFKGRKVDLSQAFEGVGSFSRGSMSREDLSELEGSCCPGVGSCAGMFTANTMNCLMEVLGLALPGNGTVPAVHSRRITLAKESALCLMDMVRRSVRPLDLLTQEAFEDAIAVDVALGGSTNSALHLLAIAAEAGIRVSLDHLDRISRSTPNLCRLSPAGSHHIEDLHRAGGITAVMGELIKGGLLHPKRLTPMGKTLGEVCAGSGSDREVIRPFDAPYSPEGGIRVLKGSLAPMGAVVKSSAVDPAMLKHRGPARVFDREEAAMEAVMNRSIQEGDVVVIRWEGPKGGPGMREMLQVTAALAGQGLDRSVALITDGRFSGATRGASVGHVSPEAAEGGPIGLIRDGDVIEIDIPAGRLEVLADPAELKARELKRPKEDDRALGALKRFAALASSGAQGAAMKDLWEDL